A window of Terriglobia bacterium contains these coding sequences:
- a CDS encoding site-specific integrase, which translates to MGMIYKRTYKDKKTGEKKESAVYWVQYYRNGIPIRESTGTAVFGEARTFLNQREGDVAKGVPITPRMGRIKFREIAEDVVKDYKVNAKRSLRDLEARLRLHILPFLGEARASAITTVDIRKFIDLRQEEEASNAEINRELAAIKRTYSLAAQAGRIIQKPYIPMLKENNVRTGFFEPEQFESIRKNLSKDLSPVVTFAYITGWRIYSEVMPLRWPQVDFEAGRVRLEAGTTKNDEAREFPLTQELRTVLEGQKARAAALKKRGIICPWVFNRAGKPIREFRRSWKTACRNAGTPGRIPHDLRRTAVRNLVRAGIPERVAMLMTGHKTRSVFERYNIVSAGDLDQAAKRLNEVTGTVAGTVADTVRSNAPQAEVAIPPEHTVESIRCNKRTRSSVG; encoded by the coding sequence ATGGGCATGATTTACAAACGCACCTACAAGGACAAAAAGACAGGTGAGAAAAAGGAGAGCGCCGTCTATTGGGTTCAGTACTATCGCAACGGCATCCCAATCCGAGAAAGCACAGGCACAGCCGTTTTTGGCGAGGCCCGAACGTTTTTGAATCAGCGTGAGGGAGATGTCGCCAAGGGAGTTCCTATCACGCCGAGGATGGGCCGCATCAAGTTCAGGGAAATAGCCGAGGACGTGGTCAAGGATTACAAGGTAAACGCGAAACGATCACTCCGGGACCTTGAGGCAAGGCTAAGGCTGCACATCCTTCCCTTCCTCGGCGAAGCCCGCGCATCGGCGATCACCACGGTGGATATTCGCAAGTTCATTGACCTGCGCCAGGAGGAGGAGGCATCGAACGCGGAAATCAACCGGGAACTGGCAGCAATCAAGCGGACGTACTCTCTGGCCGCTCAAGCTGGCCGAATCATTCAGAAACCTTATATCCCGATGCTTAAGGAGAACAATGTCCGGACCGGATTTTTCGAGCCGGAACAGTTCGAATCGATTCGAAAGAATCTGTCGAAGGACCTCAGCCCCGTGGTTACCTTCGCATACATTACGGGCTGGAGGATTTACAGCGAGGTAATGCCCCTAAGATGGCCCCAGGTCGATTTCGAGGCTGGCCGGGTGCGGCTGGAGGCCGGGACGACAAAAAACGACGAGGCGCGGGAGTTTCCCCTCACACAGGAGTTGAGGACCGTCCTGGAAGGCCAGAAGGCACGGGCTGCAGCCTTGAAGAAGCGGGGCATCATCTGCCCTTGGGTTTTCAATCGGGCTGGCAAGCCTATCAGAGAATTCAGGCGATCATGGAAGACTGCCTGCAGGAACGCCGGAACTCCGGGCCGGATCCCCCACGACCTTCGGCGCACAGCCGTAAGGAACCTTGTCCGAGCCGGTATCCCTGAGCGCGTTGCCATGCTGATGACGGGACATAAAACGAGGTCCGTCTTCGAGCGATACAACATCGTCAGCGCCGGCGACCTTGATCAGGCCGCGAAGCGCTTGAATGAGGTCACAGGCACAGTCGCAGGCACAGTCGCAGACACAGTCAGATCAAATGCTCCTCAAGCGGAAGTTGCAATCCCCCCCGAACACACTGTAGAATCAA
- a CDS encoding helix-turn-helix domain-containing protein, which produces MTTNNHAVASEGIGRQPDLRSVGHPRLLSLKQAAAYLGVSYWLLRDYCLDGTLKAVRLPGSRLKKNGRLVANSKDHLMRKIMLDREDLDRLIEESKG; this is translated from the coding sequence ATGACAACCAATAATCACGCGGTCGCCAGCGAGGGCATCGGGAGGCAACCGGATCTAAGATCCGTGGGCCATCCCCGCTTGCTGAGTCTCAAGCAGGCCGCTGCATACCTGGGTGTCTCCTATTGGCTGCTGAGGGATTACTGCCTGGACGGAACTCTAAAAGCCGTAAGGTTGCCGGGAAGTCGGCTGAAGAAGAACGGACGCTTGGTCGCGAACTCCAAGGACCACTTGATGCGCAAGATCATGCTCGATCGCGAAGACCTCGACCGCCTTATCGAGGAAAGCAAGGGATAA